In Acipenser ruthenus chromosome 25, fAciRut3.2 maternal haplotype, whole genome shotgun sequence, the sequence cctgggatccttcaagaagctgcttgatgagattctgggatctgctgctaacaaccaaacgagcaagatgggctgaattgaTTCTATACGGTACTCACACTCGGTCTCAGCTGCCAAAACAATTCAGAGGAGAGTGAGCaggttttgtgtatttatttttttttttctattttttcggACTACAGGTTTACCCCAAATTGTATATTAGCCTCATTCAGTTTAATTAAATtacaaatgtataacatttgcATTGAATAACTGATATtcaaaacatgtgtttttaatatataaatactgATATATAGCCAACATGGTATTTTTCTTGATTCATTCTTAAGGAAAATGGAAAAgattcattcattattttaataaaaatattctCACAGATTACATGaaaatgtgtacatatatatacatggaaCACAATGATAACCTTTGCCTGGGCACAGACACTTCGTCTGAAGATACATGTTCTTGTAAAAAACAATGCTTAAGTCACAAGAATATATTACACAAGTTACATCACGTTGAGAAGTTAATTATCATCAGTAATCTGTAAatgtaatgaaagaaaagaaTGAAACACAATTACCAGCATCCTTAACGCAGAAGTATTGCAGTAACTCTTCCAAGAGATTCCACTCAAGGGATACTGTCAGACTGGGTGGGAGTGGGGGTACAGTATATTTTGCGGGACCTTTAGGGCACTCTTGTGCAAAGGTGGCCCAGTCTACAGAAACGTATCATGGTCTTTTACTATAGCAAGTAGTGACACAGCGGCATGAAGGTTTCAAAGGGGAAGAAATGTGTGTCCACGGTTTTCTCTGAACAAACTGTAGTCTGATGTATCAAAGATCAGAAGAATATTGTAAACAAACACCAAGTCATATTTTCTTGTAAAGGTGAACGTGACTGGGACTCTGCAGCTTTAGGGTTAGGTGAGCTCCCGCCTCACATCTTCAGGGTTCATTTTCTTCAGGTTTCTGAACACTGCGGGTCAATTGCAACGTTCCACAGGCACTGCCATGCTACTGTATTGAGGTCAGGTTCAGCCACTCAGACCAGTATCAAACCCTCCTTCAATGGTTctaactacaaagcggtgtgtaattcaatatgttaatgtaacattattcagcagatttcattccaCTTTAAGAAGCAAaagtgttaattctatagggtgatacctttgaccatagctgtattaATATCAAATGGAGTGCTAAATACTGTGTAACCTCTAATGTGTCTACATTGATGCTGTGGAGACTAAGACTATCTGAGAGCTGAGCAAAAGAGGACAGGGACCAAATCCAAACTCCCACTCCATCAGGTGGAACGCGAGCCCTGGTCTGCTGCTCCTGACATGAAGAATCCTGTATGAAGCATTTATTAAGACCAACCTTTGtttcagtcttaaaaaaaaaaaaaaaaacacaaaacacaaacactaaaACCATGCTTTAtaatgttataaatatatatatatatataattttagctcaaagagccaaagatgctatatatattagacacaccaATACAGTACTTTATCAATAAAATCTGTTATTTAATCTTAGTTTTTGAACCGAAGGTACTGGTTCAACCTAGAAACGGCTACATTCAACCACTGCTTCTGCGCTGAAGCTGCAGTAGGTTTTGAACACTAGTTTAAATTGGTTCGTTAAATTTAGCCCATAAAGCTGTCTTTCTTGTGACTTGCTTTCAGGTTCAAACCTTAGTTAAAGCAGTTTAACAGCAACGCTGATATTGAATGCAAGTTCAAGAGGCACCTTCAATACACCGCTGTGACTTCCAAGTGCAATTTCAGGGAAAGTCGCTGGACTCAGAGAGGCAGGTTTCAGGGGAAGTCGCTGGACTCAGAGAGGCAGGTTTCAGGGGAAGtcgctggactcacagagaggcaggtttttgacttttttttgtcGTTTTAGGAAACACTGGGGGTATtatgtaagtaaaaaaaataactgaattgTTCTACACAATGTCAACTTAAGAGGAGTGATTTTAGCCATAATACACATAGTACTTACTTGGGGGGGAAATGGTGTTGGAGGAAGTTTTGGTGAGTGTGCATACTTAGTTTTATATTGTTGCTAGAGACAACTCTCTTCAAatgattaacatttaaaaatgactgcAGATAAAAGTAGATCCAAACACATGCTCAATAATTAAAGATTAAACATTACAAACAGATGTTGTTTCTCCACTAGGTGGCCCTAAAATCCCCTTGACACTTGGCTAGTGAACATTCAAGTTATAAAACCAGAATCattttttatgaacatttatATCTGTTGCAAAACAAATGTGATTAATATCCAGCTGTTCTTGCAGCTCTCTGTACATTACAAAACAAGTCCAGTGAAAATAAACAGCAGCAGCATGGACCCTTGCATGAGATGGAACGCTCCAGCCTCCAGCCCCCTGCTCATCTGAACTGGGGGGTGCTGCGGTCCCGGATCTCAGTCTTCTTCAAGCTGCACTTGGTGAAGTTCTGAATGGAGCCGAGCAGCGCTCCTCGACTGGCTCTGTCCCCAGGGGGGGGGCTGCTGAGGGAGGGGTAGGGGGTagcaggaggagggggaggaggaggaggaggaggaggaggggagggggaggcacTCCTGGGTGAATCAGAGAAGAAGCAGTTAGTCCTGACCCCACTGCCAATCCCACACACCTCTataaacacactgaacacaaACATCAGATTCATGAGCAGCTTCCACAAAAATCCCACATCAGTTAATTACTGTTATTTAACACATTTCTAATAAGTTATTAAACGTGTAATTAATAACAAGCTTTAATAACATTTAGAATAGCAGATTTGTTTAAACTACAGTATAGaaaacataaatattaaatatagcaAAATGCTTTAATgacatgttttgtgtattttgacaGTACAGCATGTTCTGCTTGTGACACATTTTCTCCTCATGATCGTAAACATTTCCTGTCTACAGTTGACATTAATCTGAGAACATAGATAACTGAGACAAAGTTTCTGTTtcaactaaacaaataaatacaaactacatTGAGTCCCCTGTGCtaagctttaaaaaacaaaaggaaaacgaATGACATTCTGACATTCAAAGTGTAACCTGTTTAATGAAAAGGCAGTGATGTGAAAAAAGCATGCTTCCACAATTACACCCCTATCACTCCGAATGTAGTGCTGGAAGTCAGTCAGCATTTCTAATTCAATTGTGGTAAAAAGGCAAGCAAATAGACTCCCAGTGGCAGCATCCACAGAAAACACTGGGACACGAGCACCATCCACAGAAAACACTGGGACACGAGCAGCATCCACGGGAACAAAGAAACCAATACAGAGGGGTGTGCAGGAATTCTCAAGCCATCTATTCTGTTCTTTTTATCCTTGGATTAAGACTTTCCCAGCCTGGATATTCACTTTTACTGGGATACTGGGttgaaagtaaatacatttttatgtacTAATAAACCAATTATAGAAGTGATTCAGTGCAAAATGTTCTTAAAGCAAATGCAAACTTCCAGTTACAAAACTACCAAGAAAGCCACTTGGGCACACATTGTAGCACTTTGAACATGTTTCAATAGAATAACAAATTAGCCATAATATGGATCCCCAGTTTCTTCACAGCATGCATTATCTACTAGTCTCATGTCATTGccctcctctgtgtgtgtttgtctaaaATGAACCTCTTTCAGTCATTTGGATATCCAGGCAGGGAGAAGTAATCAGCAAGCCTGGAGAACTAGGAATCACTTCCTGGGAAAGTATGAAGTCCAGGGATATTCTTTCCCACTTGGGATAACTGGCATTTCCTGGCTTGGATACAATTTTACCAATATCCAAACTGTCCTGGGAATCACAGAGACAGAAGAATTTAGTTCATCATGTTTGTGGTGACCTCAAAGTCAAAGTGATTCAAGCAGATGAGGTGAACGTTACAGGAAGTGAACACTGAAGCGACTGGTGTGACCCTGGGCCTGACCTGTGGGATCTGGACTGGGACACAAGTCTTTATCTCATTTTAGTGTAAAGAGCTGTGCTTGACTGGGTGTAGAAATAACATCCTTGTCACAGGACAGTCCCACAGGTACCATTCCATGAGGATTCAAGGTACACCAGCGACTGCTGTGTAGCCCCATGAAAGCAGGTTTCATGCACACCCCCGCAAGAAAACCATTCTGCAGGCACAGTCCACACTAGTGGGCACTCAAGGGCATCACACGGTCAGTAACAACACACATTGGGCTGCATTGATTTTAATACTAGCAATTACACAAATAACTACAAAAACAATCCTGTGATTTATGTTTTCCAAGATGTGTGTAATGTATCTCTTTATTATCCTAACAGATTCCTTGTGATGCAGGTTTGAGTTGCTCACCCAGCTGACTGTGGCATGATTGAAAGGTGCAGTACCCCTTCGCAACACATACAGAAAACTGCACTTGAAATGGCATGTCGTTTAGCGATGAGCAAAGGATGCTGCAGCTTTAAATGGAAAGGAATCAGCATGAAATTACTTTACCGAGACTGTTCAAAATGGAGCATAATCTACAGAAGACAGCAGAGGAGGGAAAAAGAGGCAACAGTCAATAATATTGATTATTATCACACACTTAATCATTTAGATTACATTAACATCATTACAGTCTAAGTAATCCTTGATAGGAATGTTCAATTGCACTGTTACTAATGAGGGAGCCACATTGCACTGTTAAATAAtcatttgtttatatttctttttaaatcattcTTCATCCTATCAAGGTTTGAATGTGTTTGAATTACTCGAGTCGCCCCCCTCcccatgtgtttaaattactcaagtcgccccccctcccctccgtctccatgtgtttaaattactcaagtcgccccccctcccctccgtctccatgtgtttaaattactcgagtcatcccccctcccctccatcttcatgtgtttaaattactcgagtcgtcccccctcccctccatcttcatgtgtttaaattactcgagttgcccccctcccctccatcttcatgtgtttaaattactcgagtcgcccccctcccctccgtctccatgtgtttaaattactctagtcgcccccctcccctccatcttcatgtgtttaaattactcgagtcgtcccccctcccctccatcttcatgtgtttaaattactcgagtcgccccccctcccctccgtctccatgtgtttaaattactctagtcatcccccctcccctccatctTCATGTGTTTAAATTAATCGAGtcgtcccccctcccctccatcttcatgtgtttaaattactcgagttgcccccctcccctccatcttcatgtgtttaaattactcgagtcgccccccctcccctcccctcccctccctctccatgtgtttaaattactctagtcgccccccctcccctccgtctccatgtgtttaaattactcaagtcgcccccctcccctctgtctccatgtgtttaaattactctagtcgcccccctcccctctgtctccatgtgtttaaattactctagtcgccccccctcccctccgtctccatgtgtttaaattactctagtcgccccccctcccctccgtctccatgtgtttaaattactcgagtcgccccccctcccctccgtctccatgtgtttaaattactcgagtcgccccccctcccctccgtctccatgtgtttaaattactcgagtcatcccccctcccctccgtctccatgtgtttaaattactcaagtcgcccccctcccctctgtctccatgtgtttaaattactcgagttgcccccctcccctccatctccatgtgtttaaattactcgagtcgtccccccctcccctccgtctccatgtgtttaaattactcgagtcgtccccccctcccctccgtctccatgtgtttaaattactcgagtcgccccccctcccctccctctccatgtgtttaaattactcaagtcgcccccctcccctctgtctccatgtgtttaaattactcgAGTCGTCCCCCTCCCCTCCGTctccatgtgtttaaattactcgagtcgtcccccccctcccctccgtctccatgtgtttaaattactcaGGCTGGCCTGAATtcgggctgggaggaaattacatcactaaatatCAACCAAAAATGTTGTACTAGGGGGCAGGAACATACCGTATAacaggacattttggctggtattaaattcagcAGATTTGCTACTTTGGGGGATTTTGACTTTTTGAATCGTCGTTTATCGCAtatcacagttttgcatttatacttttaattacaaaaaacattcaaataaatgtttaatgaaatgtctgctaaaacagtatttcatttaCACTAACTCATTATAACATCtacaacttggagaacaacaaagaaggccttctaaaggCTGCTACCCAGCAGAGGTGACAAGCGGAATTGCGCAGCGATGCGACacaatgaatagaacctatacttctgagaagtatctttcacaccacaggccaCGCGGGAGTGGCACCAGggagatgcaaaataaatacaattcaatcctatttttttgcgaatggtcaattccctagttgttGTATgacaatcagagaacagcttcagtgcacgtggtccagcaggatgaagcagtatccaaaattgAGGAAACAATACCTGCcgtgaaaaaatacccagagctttgacaaaggtcatcacaattataaagacactgatttgaaagacaatatatgggagtccatttcggaactggataagcctggtatgtatgatttattgccatatgtgttgaaataccgtcagaagAAGACAATCATAATCTCCACATCATAttgatgaatatgtaccagtcttgatcatagttttgtcaatagcgattttgaacagttgtattgatctggcagttttcagaCCTGTTGCATCGCCTCTCTgttgcttctggtgtgtatggtcatgatGCTGCCAAAGTGTCTGTGTGACAGCCTTAAATCGGTTACAGTGTTTATCATCCTTATATGACCTTGAATTTTAAGGtaccagtaaact encodes:
- the LOC117413701 gene encoding probable inactive serine/threonine-protein kinase slob2 isoform X1, which gives rise to MGQRKRKRKERFWQERNPGSQLRMTKICQQNITTPIILVQGRVPLSHLRPPPLQIMLHFEQSRSASPSPPPPPPPPPPPPATPYPSLSSPPPGDRASRGALLGSIQNFTKCSLKKTEIRDRSTPQFR